One window of Nicotiana tomentosiformis chromosome 11, ASM39032v3, whole genome shotgun sequence genomic DNA carries:
- the LOC138901980 gene encoding uncharacterized protein produces MVENGCLAYLAFFRDIAVETTTIDLVPMVREFSDVFPYDLPGMPPDRDNDFCINLALGTQPISISPYRMAPKELKKQLEELLVKGFFRPSVSPWGAPVLFVKKKDGMYTVYCYASCIVLDYVLIQEGRVIAYASRQLKPYEKNYPVHDLELVAIVHALKIWRHYLHEVFCEVYTDHRKVNVVADALSRKVDSMGSLAFISIEVRPLALYIQSLANRFVRLDILEPSQVLACVVAQSSLFERIKARQIHTCWFLERLYYIVVPRSHVINYITIKLDESLGYEEDPVVIVHKQVHQLRSKKLSTVKVQWRGQPVEEATWETEEDMRRRYLHLFRTPGIILYPFEDERMFKRWRM; encoded by the exons ATGGTTGAGaatggttgtttggcttatctagcttttTTTCGGGATATTGCTGTAGAGACCACCACAATTGATTTAGTGCCTATGGtgcgggagttctctgatgtgtttccttatgatctaccaggcatgccaccagatcgtgataatGATTTTTGTATCAATTTGGCactaggtacccagcctatatctatttcaccataccgcatggctccaaaagagttgaaaaaacagcttgaggagttgctagtgAAGGGGTTCTTCAGGCcgagtgtatctccttggggtgcaccggtgttgtttgtgaaaaagaaggatg ggatgtatactgtgtattgctaTGCTTCATGCATTGTCCTGGATTATGTATTGATCCAGGAGgggagagttattgcatatgcttcacgtcagctgaagccttatgagaagaattaccccgtacatgatttggagttggtcgcgatagttcatgctctcaagatctggagacACTATCTTCATGAGGTGttctgtgaggtttacactgatcatc GCAAGGtaaatgtggttgcggatgccttgagcagaaaggtcgatagtatgggtagtttggcattcatttcaataGAGGTGAGACCATTGGCTTTgtacattcagtccttggctaacagatttgtgaggttggatattttagagcctagtcaagttcttgcatgcgttgtggctcagtcttcattatttgagcggatcaaggctcgtcagatccacacttgctggttcttagagagactGTACTACATTGTAGTGCCAAG GTCGCATGTGATTAATTACATCACGATtaagctagatgagagcttgggttatgaggaggatccAGTTGTTATTGTTCACAAGcaggttcaccagttgaggtcaaagaagcTTTCTacggtaaaggtccagtggaggggtcaaccagtcgaggaagctacttgggagactgaggaggacatgcggagaagata